One Hordeum vulgare subsp. vulgare chromosome 4H, MorexV3_pseudomolecules_assembly, whole genome shotgun sequence DNA window includes the following coding sequences:
- the LOC123448800 gene encoding adenylosuccinate lyase-like, which produces MSAPPFLKSPATAAFLASPRVTAAPRAAVLGATAQPPRRLRCSAAVGAGARDFGVMSAPLGWAARSVEELEQATDLDSFCMMALSPLDGRYIRFIKDLMPFFSEFGLIRYRVLVEVKWLLKLSQIPEVKEVPPFSQEAQLFLDAVIQDFSINDAKEVKQIEKITNHDVKAVEYYLKQKCSSNPEVAKVLEFFHFGCTSEDINNLSHALALKEGVNTIMFPVMIDVCSAICSLATENAHVPLLSKTHGQPASPTTLGKEMANFAARLSDIGKSFSEVKILGKFAGAVGNYNADVVAYPEIDWPKMTEEFVRSLGLEFNPYVTQIEPHDYISKLFNLFVQFNIVLTDFDRDMWSYISAGYFKQIAKAGEVGSSTMPHKINPINFENSEGNFSVSNGLLCTLSMKLPISRLQRDLTDSTVLRNLGVGLGHSLLAYKATMQGIKKLEVNKVRLDEDLEQTWEVLAEPIQTVMRRYGIPEPYEKLKEMTRGQAVTKDSIRQFIEGLDLPEDARSSLLKLTPHSYTGEAENLAANIWNVVDLKSGFKIK; this is translated from the exons ATGTCGGCGCCGCcctttctcaagtcccctgccaccgccgccttccTCGCCTCCCCACGCGTGACTGCTGCTCCGAGAGCCGCCGTGCTCGGCGCCACCGCGCAGCCGCCACGGCGCCTACGCTGCTCTGCAGCCGTTGGAGCCGGAGCCAGGGATTTCGGGGTG ATGAGTGCTCCCCTGGGCTGGGCGGCGAGGTCGGTGGAGGAGCTGGAGCAAGCGACGGACCTGGACAGTTTCTGTATGATGGCGCTATCACCTCTGGACGGCCGGTACATCAGATTTATCAAGGACTTGATGCCCTTCTTCAGCGAGTTCGGTCTCATCAGATACCGCGTCTTAGTCGAG GTCAAATGGTTGCTgaagctttcacaaattcctgagGTCAAGGAGGTGCCACCGTTTAGCCAGGAGGCTCAGCTCTTTCTGGATGCAGTTATCCAAGATTTTAGCATCAATGATGCTAAAGAAGTGAAACAAATTGAGAAAATAACTAACCATGACGTGAAGGCTGTTGAGTACTATCTGAAGCAGAAATGCAGCTCAAATCCAGAGGTTGCAAAG GTTTTGGAATTCTTCCATTTTGGATGTACTTCTGAAGATATCAACAACCTGTCACATGCATTAGCTCTAAAAGAGGGGGTAAACACAATTATGTTCCCTGTGATGATCGATGTATGCAGTGCAATATGTTCCTTGGCAACAGAAAATGCACACGTCCCTTTGTTGTCTAAAACTCACGGACAG CCAGCATCACCAACAACTCTGGGAAAAGAGATGGCAAATTTTGCAGCCAGATTATCTGATATCGGGAAGAGTTTTTCTGAGGTCAAGATACTAGGGAAATTTGCTGGCGCTGTTGGAAATTACAATGCTGATGTAGTTGCATATCCGGAAATTGACTGGCCTAAGATGACAGAAGAGTTTGTCAGATCCTTAGGTTTGGAGTTCAATCCTTACGTTACTCAG ATTGAACCTCATGACTATATCTCAAAGCTCTTCAATCTATTTGTCCAGTTCAACATTGTCTTGACTGACTTTGACAGAGACATGTGGTCTTACATATCAGCAGGCTACTTCAAGCAG ATAGCAAAGGCTGGTGAAGTTGGATCCTCCACCATGCCTCACAAAATCAATCCCATCAACTTTGAAAATAGTGAAGGCAATTTTAGTGTGTCGAATGGTCTTTTATGTACTTTAAGTATGAAGCTACCAATATCAAGGTTGCAG CGTGATCTCACAGATTCAACTGTTTTGAGAAACTTGGGTGTTGGATTAGGGCATTCACTCTTGGCTTACAAAGCAACAATGCAGGGAATCAAGAAGCTAGAG GTGAACAAAGTCCGTTTGGATGAAGACTTGGAGCAAACATGGGAAGTCCTTGCAGAGCCAATACAGACT GTGATGCGAAGGTATGGGATCCCCGAACCCTATGAGAAACTGAAGGAAATGACTAGAGGCCAGGCTGTGACCAAAGACAGCATACGCCAGTTCATTGAAGGTCTTGACCTACCGGAGGATGCCCGGTCAAGTCTTTTGAAGTTAACACCACACTCTTACACTGGAGAGGCAGAGAATCTGGCTGCAAATATTTGGAATGTGGTTGACCTGAAATCTGGATTTAAGATCAAGTGA